A window of Aerococcus urinae contains these coding sequences:
- a CDS encoding protein-export chaperone SecB has protein sequence MSQFSRLRIINNRVTEFTINNYFIEPNTEINVEMTPNFLGNDDQSDIVTLEMVIVLSEKESDNENGLYLHLRQETDFDCSSLEGDKNQIINEYGINMISIAFPYIRSYITSVTALGGANPVTIPIMNIMSIFSNEE, from the coding sequence ATGTCTCAGTTTAGCCGTTTAAGAATTATAAATAATAGAGTGACTGAATTCACAATTAATAATTATTTTATAGAACCTAATACAGAGATTAATGTAGAAATGACCCCAAATTTTTTGGGAAATGATGACCAATCCGATATCGTTACTTTAGAAATGGTTATCGTATTATCAGAAAAAGAATCCGATAATGAAAATGGCTTATATCTTCATTTGCGTCAAGAAACGGATTTTGATTGTTCTTCATTAGAAGGCGATAAGAACCAAATTATTAATGAATATGGTATTAATATGATTAGTATTGCCTTTCCTTACATTAGGTCTTATATAACATCTGTAACAGCTTTGGGTGGAGCAAATCCAGTAACCATTCCAATTATGAATATAATGAGTATTTTCAGTAATGAAGAATAA
- the recN gene encoding DNA repair protein RecN: MLQNIVIENFAIIDQVTIDFDEGMTVLTGETGAGKSIIIDALGLLAGGRGSVDFIRYGTKALKLRGIFYLPDFSDAGRDFLKDQDIPFEDDQLLITRALDQKGRNTIKVNGVPLTVSLLKELGDYLLEIHGQNEHQTLLDPKNHLDLLDQYAGSRIAQEQEAYAKDYQNYRQAKKAVKDFALNEQEVAQRLDLLKFQLNEIELAQLVPGEDEELSEERQKLQSYQNIVSSLGQALNALSEGQGNAVDLLSESSQALGQIEDLDSDYKAYYEQAQSAYYSVQELAYSIRDNLDSLSYDPRRLDQIEERLATIDQLKHKYGKAIADILAYYQEAQKDYQALQDRESHQEELEADFKQAKQAISKSAKALHQKRLVVAEELEQAIEEQLADLYMKNTRFAVDFKQRKSFAASGADEVTFYIQTNPGEPLRPLHKIASGGELSRIILAIKAILQASRPTSTVIFDEVDTGVSGRVAQAIANKMFEIALSAQVLCISHLPQVAAMADHQLHISKVSHDDQTKTQVSRLNDQERVGEIGHMTTGEVMTEASRRAAQDQLKQAQAYRKQRRQDSNEN; the protein is encoded by the coding sequence ATGTTACAAAATATCGTCATTGAAAATTTCGCCATTATTGACCAAGTGACCATTGACTTTGATGAAGGCATGACGGTCCTGACCGGGGAAACGGGGGCAGGGAAGTCCATTATTATCGATGCCCTGGGCCTTTTAGCTGGTGGTCGGGGCTCCGTCGACTTTATCCGCTATGGGACCAAGGCCCTTAAACTACGGGGGATCTTTTACCTGCCGGATTTTTCCGATGCAGGACGAGACTTTCTTAAGGACCAGGACATTCCCTTTGAAGATGACCAACTTCTTATCACCCGGGCCCTAGACCAAAAGGGCCGCAATACCATCAAGGTCAATGGTGTGCCCTTAACGGTTTCCCTGCTCAAAGAATTGGGCGACTATTTACTTGAAATTCATGGGCAAAATGAACATCAAACCTTACTTGACCCTAAAAACCACTTGGACCTCCTCGACCAATATGCGGGGAGTCGGATTGCTCAGGAACAGGAAGCCTACGCCAAAGACTATCAAAACTACCGTCAGGCTAAAAAGGCGGTCAAGGACTTTGCCTTAAATGAGCAGGAAGTGGCCCAACGTTTGGACTTACTGAAGTTTCAGCTCAATGAAATCGAACTAGCTCAATTGGTCCCAGGTGAGGACGAAGAACTCAGTGAAGAGCGGCAAAAGCTCCAAAGCTACCAAAATATTGTCTCTTCCCTAGGCCAGGCCTTGAATGCCTTGTCAGAAGGCCAGGGCAATGCGGTTGACTTACTGAGTGAGTCTAGCCAGGCTCTAGGACAAATTGAAGATTTGGATAGCGATTATAAGGCCTATTATGAACAGGCCCAATCCGCCTACTATAGTGTTCAAGAACTGGCTTACAGTATCCGGGATAACTTGGACTCCCTATCCTATGACCCCAGACGTTTGGACCAAATTGAAGAACGCCTAGCCACAATAGACCAATTGAAACACAAGTATGGCAAGGCTATTGCTGATATCCTAGCTTATTACCAAGAAGCTCAAAAGGACTACCAGGCCTTACAAGACCGGGAAAGCCACCAAGAAGAATTGGAAGCTGATTTTAAGCAGGCCAAGCAAGCCATTTCAAAATCTGCCAAGGCCCTCCACCAAAAACGTCTTGTGGTCGCAGAGGAATTGGAGCAGGCTATTGAAGAACAGTTGGCCGACTTATATATGAAGAATACCCGCTTTGCGGTTGACTTTAAACAAAGAAAAAGCTTTGCCGCTTCTGGAGCTGATGAGGTAACCTTTTATATCCAAACTAACCCTGGCGAGCCCTTAAGACCCTTACATAAGATAGCTAGTGGCGGGGAACTGTCACGGATTATCCTAGCCATTAAGGCCATTTTACAGGCTAGCCGACCAACTTCCACAGTTATTTTTGACGAGGTGGATACCGGAGTCAGTGGCCGGGTAGCCCAGGCCATTGCCAATAAGATGTTTGAGATTGCCTTATCGGCCCAGGTGCTCTGTATTTCCCACCTGCCCCAAGTGGCGGCTATGGCTGACCATCAGTTACATATCTCTAAAGTCAGCCATGACGACCAGACCAAAACCCAGGTTAGTCGCTTGAATGACCAAGAGCGGGTAGGGGAGATTGGCCACATGACAACCGGTGAAGTGATGACTGAGGCTAGTCGTCGGGCCGCCCAAGACCAATTAAAGCAAGCCCAAGCCTACCGCAAGCAAAGAAGGCAAGATAGTAATGAAAACTAA
- the hflX gene encoding GTPase HflX: protein MPENVLIIGLQLPQTTDLRFTMQMDELAALVETAGGQVVSRQGQKRDQEDARYLIGSGKVREIHDLSQELDIDLVIFYQQLSPSQNRNLQEAIDCPVIDRVQLILDIFASRATSKEGKLQVALAQNEYLLPRLAGMGTVLSRLGGGIGTRGPGETKLEQDRRVLRNEIQKIRHELKEVEKQRELTRERRQKSGLFKIGLLGYTNAGKSTLINALTDAQTYQADQLFATLTPLTRKFSLPNHFEITLTDTVGFIQDLPPMIIDAFHSTLEESRNVDLLMIVVDASSAFALEQEEVVNQLLEDLDMQDLPKLYIYNKRDQVEAGQQVLTPSSPHLLISAQDSQDIEALRQAIVNQVKTIYQPFAVQVAPEAANEWLGWQNRFYIEKFEFDKDSESYQIMGYKPDYLPLPKTE, encoded by the coding sequence ATGCCAGAAAATGTATTAATTATCGGTTTACAACTTCCTCAAACCACTGACCTGCGTTTCACCATGCAAATGGATGAATTAGCGGCCTTAGTAGAAACTGCGGGCGGTCAAGTGGTTAGCCGGCAAGGTCAGAAGCGCGACCAAGAGGATGCCCGCTATCTGATTGGAAGCGGTAAGGTTAGAGAAATCCATGACTTGAGTCAGGAATTAGATATTGACTTGGTGATCTTCTACCAACAATTATCCCCGTCACAAAACCGCAACCTCCAAGAGGCTATTGATTGTCCAGTCATTGACCGAGTACAGCTAATCTTAGATATCTTTGCCAGCCGGGCAACCTCTAAGGAAGGGAAGTTGCAGGTGGCCTTGGCCCAAAATGAATATCTCTTGCCCCGACTAGCAGGGATGGGGACGGTCCTATCCCGACTTGGTGGGGGGATCGGTACCCGGGGCCCAGGGGAAACCAAGTTGGAACAAGACCGCCGTGTTCTCCGTAATGAAATCCAAAAAATCCGCCATGAATTAAAAGAAGTGGAAAAGCAGAGGGAGTTAACCCGGGAACGCCGGCAAAAGTCAGGTCTCTTTAAAATTGGCCTCTTAGGTTATACCAATGCCGGTAAGTCGACCTTGATTAACGCCTTAACCGATGCCCAAACCTACCAGGCTGACCAACTTTTCGCCACCTTAACGCCGCTCACGAGGAAGTTTTCCCTGCCCAATCATTTTGAAATTACCCTAACGGATACGGTTGGCTTTATCCAAGACTTGCCACCTATGATTATCGATGCCTTCCACTCGACCCTGGAGGAGAGTCGCAATGTGGACTTGTTGATGATCGTTGTCGATGCCTCCTCAGCTTTTGCTCTTGAACAAGAAGAAGTGGTTAATCAATTACTGGAAGACCTGGATATGCAAGACCTACCTAAGCTCTATATCTATAATAAGCGGGACCAAGTGGAAGCGGGCCAACAAGTGCTTACCCCGTCCAGCCCCCATCTTTTGATCTCGGCCCAGGATAGCCAGGACATTGAAGCCTTGCGTCAAGCCATTGTTAACCAGGTCAAGACCATCTACCAACCCTTTGCGGTTCAAGTTGCGCCGGAAGCGGCTAATGAATGGTTAGGATGGCAAAACCGTTTCTATATTGAGAAGTTTGAATTTGATAAAGATAGCGAATCCTATCAAATTATGGGCTATAAGCCTGACTATCTTCCACTACCTAAAACTGAATAA
- a CDS encoding TlyA family RNA methyltransferase, with the protein MTKERADIMVVRQGLADSREKAKRLIMAGKIYTEKQERIDKAGEKIPVESVLERKGHELPYVSRGGFKLEKAIKQFDLDFTGLNVLDIGSSTGGFTDVALQNGAVHSYALDVGTNQLDWKIRNDDRVTVMEQTNFRYSQPEDFTEGVPDIAVIDVSFISLKLILPPLKAILKDQGKVVALIKPQFEAGKDKVGKKGLVRDGKIHEEVIEMIFQAATEMGYDVLDLTYSPITGGTGNIEFLTLLENHQEDQQGEISDSVNSLEVVQAAHQQFH; encoded by the coding sequence ATGACAAAAGAACGTGCAGATATTATGGTGGTCCGCCAAGGCCTAGCCGATTCCCGGGAAAAGGCCAAGCGTTTAATTATGGCGGGCAAGATCTATACCGAAAAACAAGAACGGATTGACAAGGCCGGGGAAAAGATCCCAGTCGAATCTGTCTTAGAAAGAAAAGGGCATGAATTGCCCTATGTATCCCGGGGTGGTTTCAAATTAGAAAAAGCCATCAAGCAATTTGATTTAGATTTTACCGGATTGAATGTTTTAGACATTGGCTCTTCTACCGGGGGCTTTACTGATGTTGCCTTACAAAACGGAGCGGTCCACTCCTATGCGCTAGACGTGGGGACTAACCAATTGGATTGGAAAATCCGTAATGATGACCGGGTGACCGTGATGGAGCAGACCAACTTCCGTTACAGTCAACCGGAAGACTTTACTGAGGGTGTTCCTGATATTGCTGTGATCGACGTTTCCTTCATCTCTCTAAAGCTCATCTTGCCGCCTCTTAAGGCCATCCTCAAAGACCAAGGCAAGGTGGTGGCCTTGATCAAACCTCAATTTGAAGCGGGCAAAGACAAGGTAGGTAAGAAAGGGTTGGTCCGAGACGGAAAAATCCATGAAGAGGTCATTGAAATGATCTTCCAGGCGGCGACCGAAATGGGCTATGATGTCTTAGACCTGACCTATTCACCCATTACTGGAGGCACGGGAAATATCGAGTTTCTCACGCTCTTAGAAAACCACCAAGAAGACCAGCAAGGAGAGATTTCTGATTCGGTTAATAGCCTGGAAGTCGTTCAGGCTGCCCACCAACAATTTCATTAG
- the xseA gene encoding exodeoxyribonuclease VII large subunit, whose product MNDAQDQYLSVSQLTKYIKAKFDRDPYMQTVHLVGEVSGFRNRGRNKHQYFGLKDDDAYISAIIFRGTFSKLNFDLEDGMKVQVIGRLSLYEKTGRYSIIIDHIQPDGIGQFYVRFEQLKQKLGEEGLFTFEAKPIPKYPKRIAVVTSPSGAVIRDIITTARRRYPIVQIVLYPTVVQGQEAAKSIVRNIERADSSGAYDTIIVGRGGGSIEDLWCFNEEEVVRAIAACQTPVISSIGHETDTTLSDYVSDQRAATPTAAAELATPVLNDLVFTINDYKQRLIQIQLNRLNYFQQRLQQVKSSYLFKQPEKMYDGYRLKLADLDSRLNDLVSNKVYQEERRLRQVQSELQGLSPKVLVLENKHKLASLGESLRQVQGQLLERKHYQLQQLAGKLDLLSPLKRLSGGYVYLSKNQVPVESVDQVAIGDKVQLRLADGYLNSQVIGSKKEALKPLENKENDNE is encoded by the coding sequence ATGAATGATGCCCAAGACCAGTATCTCTCGGTCTCCCAGTTAACCAAATACATTAAGGCCAAGTTTGACCGCGACCCCTATATGCAAACCGTTCATTTGGTAGGGGAAGTGTCAGGCTTTCGAAACCGAGGTAGGAATAAGCACCAGTATTTCGGCCTCAAGGATGATGACGCTTATATTTCTGCCATTATCTTTCGGGGGACCTTTTCAAAACTCAATTTTGACTTGGAAGATGGGATGAAGGTTCAAGTCATCGGTAGACTGAGTCTCTACGAAAAAACCGGCCGCTATTCCATCATTATTGACCATATCCAGCCGGATGGGATCGGTCAATTTTATGTCCGCTTTGAACAATTGAAGCAGAAACTAGGTGAGGAAGGTCTTTTTACCTTTGAGGCCAAGCCGATTCCTAAGTACCCCAAGCGGATTGCCGTAGTGACTTCACCCTCTGGAGCTGTGATTCGGGATATTATTACAACCGCCAGACGCCGCTATCCTATTGTTCAAATTGTCCTCTATCCAACCGTGGTCCAAGGCCAAGAAGCAGCTAAGAGTATTGTGAGAAATATCGAGCGTGCGGACTCAAGTGGTGCCTATGACACCATTATTGTTGGCCGGGGTGGGGGTTCTATTGAAGACTTGTGGTGCTTTAACGAAGAGGAAGTGGTCCGGGCCATTGCTGCCTGCCAAACCCCAGTGATTTCGTCGATTGGACATGAGACCGATACGACCTTGTCGGACTATGTCAGTGACCAACGAGCAGCTACCCCAACGGCAGCAGCCGAATTAGCTACCCCAGTTCTCAATGACCTGGTCTTTACCATTAACGACTATAAACAGCGTCTGATCCAAATCCAACTTAACCGCTTAAACTATTTCCAACAACGCTTACAGCAGGTCAAGTCATCCTATTTATTTAAGCAACCGGAAAAAATGTACGACGGTTACCGGCTTAAATTGGCTGACTTGGATAGCCGTTTAAATGACCTGGTATCCAACAAAGTTTACCAAGAAGAGCGCCGACTGAGACAGGTCCAATCTGAATTACAGGGTTTGAGCCCCAAGGTCTTAGTCCTTGAAAACAAGCACAAGTTGGCCAGTCTAGGCGAGTCTTTACGTCAAGTCCAAGGCCAACTCTTGGAACGCAAGCACTACCAATTACAGCAATTGGCGGGCAAGTTAGACCTCTTATCCCCCCTCAAGCGCCTATCGGGAGGTTACGTTTACTTAAGCAAAAACCAGGTACCGGTTGAATCGGTGGACCAAGTGGCTATTGGTGATAAGGTCCAGCTCAGACTAGCCGATGGTTACTTAAACAGTCAGGTCATTGGATCCAAGAAAGAAGCCCTAAAGCCATTAGAAAATAAGGAGAATGATAATGAATAG
- a CDS encoding exodeoxyribonuclease VII small subunit: MNSKIEELSFEEALKELEGIVAQLQNGDIPLKESMDAFQRGVKLSNYCSQSLEKAEKTMAKLMNDQDELEEFEVAKGNEDQ; the protein is encoded by the coding sequence ATGAATAGTAAGATTGAGGAACTAAGCTTTGAAGAAGCCCTGAAGGAACTCGAAGGGATTGTGGCCCAACTACAAAACGGCGATATTCCCTTGAAAGAATCTATGGACGCCTTTCAAAGAGGGGTCAAGCTATCTAACTACTGTAGCCAAAGCTTAGAAAAAGCTGAAAAGACCATGGCTAAACTCATGAATGACCAAGATGAATTAGAAGAATTTGAAGTCGCCAAGGGAAATGAGGACCAATAA
- a CDS encoding FAD-binding protein, translating to MLVNEQTTYAAEYDVVVLGFGGAGATAARFASDAGAKVLLVDAAPNGHEGGNTRYCAQLIGSADNKEAMHKYYDELMAGMDLNEEVKSTYIDGLVNMEDYIRDYLEVEPYSIKDHFDKFPLESAVYEYPEFEGVETYNFLTVHEGIFDAALWKVLRQKVIERSDSIDVWFESAAQHLLQDPSTKAIVGVQIDRQGQTVNIAAKNGVVLSVGGFENNPQMIKDYLNESRLAPLGGLYNQGHGVTMALEVGADLWHMANYESLGMYHGTAFDVPAGERATLHAFGTQPLTHGSILVIGDDGTRYFKEDEANRHGHIYNHGIWRVPQGQTRPYIVFDHKKYEELTQADGLFVDYAKAAVKANSLAELAQELDLDSEVLEATVKDFNHFAEAGKDYAFGRSSDSMTAFDAEGPYYAIPIVQTMLNTQGGPRRNAKAEILDSHGQVIPNLYGAGELGGITPGMYQGGMNIAECLIFGKIAGENAAQAKENSISQLTGTPTTENKVNLQSDLEKGVTTEDLQLKDNQYLGTSHSGMGDELNVVVTLDGDKLREITVLNHNESEQQGHEVFSELPQAMIAANSTDVDAISGATLSSNALKEAVADAIAKSKE from the coding sequence ATGTTAGTGAATGAACAAACGACTTATGCGGCGGAATATGATGTGGTTGTGCTTGGTTTCGGTGGAGCGGGTGCAACAGCGGCTCGCTTTGCTAGCGATGCGGGTGCTAAGGTTCTCTTGGTCGATGCTGCGCCCAATGGTCATGAGGGCGGTAATACTCGCTACTGTGCCCAGTTAATTGGATCGGCTGATAATAAGGAAGCTATGCACAAGTACTATGATGAACTGATGGCGGGGATGGACTTAAATGAAGAAGTCAAGTCCACCTATATTGATGGCCTAGTCAATATGGAAGACTATATTCGTGACTATTTAGAGGTCGAACCATACAGTATTAAGGACCATTTTGATAAGTTCCCTCTCGAGTCAGCGGTTTACGAATATCCTGAATTTGAGGGGGTAGAAACCTATAACTTCCTTACTGTCCATGAAGGAATCTTTGACGCTGCTTTGTGGAAAGTTTTACGGCAAAAAGTTATAGAACGTTCTGATTCCATTGATGTCTGGTTCGAGTCAGCTGCCCAACATCTTCTCCAAGACCCAAGTACGAAAGCTATTGTTGGCGTCCAAATCGATCGGCAAGGGCAAACCGTCAACATTGCTGCCAAAAATGGGGTAGTTCTTTCTGTTGGTGGTTTTGAAAATAATCCGCAAATGATTAAAGACTATCTCAACGAAAGTCGTCTGGCTCCCTTAGGTGGTTTATATAATCAAGGGCATGGGGTGACCATGGCCCTTGAAGTTGGAGCTGACCTCTGGCATATGGCTAACTATGAGTCGCTTGGTATGTACCACGGGACGGCCTTTGATGTGCCTGCTGGAGAAAGGGCGACCTTACATGCCTTTGGTACCCAACCTCTGACTCATGGCAGCATTTTAGTCATTGGGGACGATGGAACGCGTTATTTTAAGGAAGATGAAGCTAACCGCCACGGCCATATTTATAACCACGGGATTTGGCGAGTTCCTCAAGGTCAAACAAGACCTTATATTGTTTTTGACCACAAGAAATATGAAGAACTCACCCAAGCTGACGGTCTCTTTGTTGATTACGCCAAAGCAGCGGTAAAAGCCAATAGCCTGGCTGAATTAGCCCAAGAACTTGACCTTGATAGTGAGGTCTTAGAAGCCACAGTTAAGGACTTCAATCATTTTGCCGAAGCAGGTAAGGATTATGCCTTTGGTCGTTCTTCCGACTCCATGACTGCTTTTGATGCGGAAGGGCCATATTACGCTATTCCGATTGTCCAAACCATGTTAAATACCCAAGGGGGACCGCGAAGAAACGCTAAGGCAGAAATTCTAGATAGCCATGGTCAAGTCATCCCTAATCTTTACGGAGCTGGTGAACTGGGTGGGATTACCCCTGGCATGTACCAAGGTGGGATGAATATCGCTGAATGTCTGATTTTTGGTAAGATTGCTGGTGAAAATGCTGCCCAAGCAAAGGAGAACTCGATAAGTCAGCTAACAGGTACACCGACAACAGAAAATAAAGTCAACTTGCAAAGTGATTTAGAAAAGGGAGTGACTACGGAAGACCTGCAATTAAAGGATAACCAATACCTGGGGACAAGTCATTCCGGGATGGGAGATGAGTTGAACGTGGTAGTAACTCTCGATGGAGATAAGTTAAGAGAAATTACTGTTCTGAATCACAATGAAAGTGAACAACAAGGTCACGAAGTCTTTTCTGAATTACCCCAAGCTATGATTGCTGCTAATTCGACTGATGTTGATGCTATTTCTGGTGCTACCTTAAGTTCTAATGCCCTTAAAGAAGCGGTAGCGGATGCCATTGCTAAGAGTAAAGAATAA
- a CDS encoding bifunctional 5,10-methylenetetrahydrofolate dehydrogenase/5,10-methenyltetrahydrofolate cyclohydrolase yields MQALQAKTITEPLKADLSQRVQALKGQGIQPRMVTFLVESDDASAAYAKVKGRLAEKLGVTYDFISLKASTSTEELVQAIKEKNADSNVHGIMVEMPLPKHINEQEVIEAIAPEKDLDGLHPLNLGYLLKGTPKMIPNTALSALRLIEASGIDIAGKQAVVIGRSNIVGKPLSQLLLSRHATVTVCHSKTQDLTAITQAADILCVAIGKPHFIQADMVKEGAVVIDIGTNYDENGKVSGDVDFEALEGKEGWLTPVPGGVGPLTTTLIFDQLIHAIETSVIDE; encoded by the coding sequence ATGCAAGCATTGCAAGCGAAGACGATTACAGAGCCCCTGAAGGCTGACTTGAGCCAACGGGTGCAAGCCTTAAAAGGCCAGGGCATTCAGCCGCGGATGGTGACTTTTTTAGTGGAGAGTGATGATGCCAGCGCTGCCTACGCCAAGGTCAAAGGCCGTCTAGCAGAAAAATTAGGGGTGACCTATGATTTTATCTCCCTAAAAGCATCCACTTCTACTGAGGAATTAGTCCAAGCCATTAAAGAAAAGAATGCTGATTCCAATGTTCATGGAATTATGGTGGAAATGCCCCTGCCCAAGCATATCAATGAGCAGGAAGTCATCGAAGCCATTGCCCCAGAAAAAGACTTGGATGGCCTCCACCCCTTGAACTTGGGCTACTTGTTAAAAGGAACTCCCAAAATGATTCCTAATACCGCCTTGTCTGCCTTGCGCTTAATTGAAGCCTCCGGGATTGACATTGCGGGTAAGCAAGCCGTGGTTATCGGGCGCAGTAATATCGTTGGTAAGCCCTTGTCCCAGTTACTTCTCTCTCGCCACGCCACAGTCACCGTCTGCCACTCTAAGACCCAAGATTTAACAGCCATTACTCAAGCGGCCGATATCCTTTGTGTGGCCATCGGTAAGCCCCACTTTATCCAAGCTGATATGGTTAAGGAAGGCGCGGTAGTCATTGACATTGGAACTAATTATGATGAAAACGGGAAAGTTAGTGGGGATGTGGATTTTGAAGCCTTAGAAGGTAAAGAAGGCTGGTTGACCCCTGTTCCGGGTGGCGTCGGCCCCCTAACCACTACCCTGATCTTTGACCAATTAATCCATGCCATAGAAACGAGTGTTATTGATGAATGA
- a CDS encoding polyprenyl synthetase family protein, translating to MDLKSFRQSIDKDLEAALIAHLGQDSQDSLLASMRYSLENGGKRLRPSLLLATLASFGYDYHLGLAPACAVEYIHTYSLIHDDLPAMDDDDYRRGQLTNHKKFDEATAILAGDALLTLAFEVLSQNQDDIDPQLKLELVQLLAQAAGKSGMVDGQVMDMASEEKHLTIEELKNLHGKKTGALIHFAIMSAALIMGLDQEAQDALERYAQHFGIAYQIQNDLQEVMWTDEERGKKSHGDQDSDKNTYPSLLGKEGALAALASERQACQVALDNLSSQERNFDPQLLTDFLNYLSMDYGKG from the coding sequence ATGGATTTGAAGAGCTTCCGCCAAAGCATTGATAAGGACTTAGAAGCGGCCTTAATTGCTCATTTAGGTCAGGATAGCCAGGACAGTCTCCTGGCTTCCATGCGCTATTCCTTAGAGAATGGGGGCAAGCGCCTCCGTCCTAGTCTTTTACTAGCCACACTAGCCAGTTTTGGCTATGATTATCATTTAGGTCTGGCTCCAGCTTGCGCGGTGGAATATATCCACACTTATTCACTCATCCATGACGACTTACCTGCTATGGACGATGATGACTACCGCCGGGGCCAACTGACCAACCATAAGAAGTTTGATGAGGCTACCGCTATCTTAGCGGGGGACGCCTTACTGACCCTGGCCTTTGAAGTCTTGAGCCAAAATCAGGATGACATTGACCCTCAACTTAAACTCGAATTAGTTCAACTTTTAGCCCAAGCAGCTGGTAAGTCTGGCATGGTGGACGGACAGGTTATGGATATGGCCAGTGAAGAAAAACACTTGACGATTGAAGAACTGAAAAACCTGCATGGCAAGAAGACTGGTGCCTTGATTCACTTCGCTATCATGTCAGCCGCTCTGATCATGGGCCTTGACCAAGAGGCTCAGGATGCCCTAGAAAGATATGCCCAGCATTTTGGCATCGCTTATCAAATTCAAAATGATCTCCAAGAAGTCATGTGGACGGATGAAGAGCGGGGCAAGAAGTCGCATGGAGATCAGGATAGTGATAAGAATACCTATCCTAGTCTCCTGGGTAAGGAAGGGGCTTTAGCAGCCCTAGCTAGCGAAAGGCAAGCCTGCCAAGTGGCCCTTGACAATTTAAGCAGTCAGGAAAGGAACTTCGATCCGCAATTACTGACTGACTTCCTCAATTACCTCAGCATGGATTATGGAAAGGGATAG
- the miaA gene encoding tRNA (adenosine(37)-N6)-dimethylallyltransferase MiaA has protein sequence MKTKLICIGGPTAVGKTALSIELAQHFQGQVINGDAMQVYQDLDIGTAKATESERQGIPHHLLDIRQVDEAYTVADFKRDAQTAVQDIRAVGDLPILVGGTGLYLESFLFDLSLGGQVEPHPYFRQQMEDFAGSQGNQALHQKLVDLDPQAAQKIHPNNVKRVIRALEVGTFSGQLFSQAKETHGDHQSPYDYYFIGLYCDRQRLYERINQRVDLMVDQGLLKEAQWLLDQDLDPKSQSLQSIGYKEVFPYLRGEEDLDTSLNRLKRNSRRYAKRQLTWLKNRMDQVHWYNLVEAEDSLASVISDVAAFLDK, from the coding sequence ATGAAAACTAAGTTAATTTGTATCGGTGGACCTACCGCCGTGGGGAAAACGGCCCTTAGTATCGAACTGGCCCAACATTTCCAAGGGCAAGTCATTAATGGAGACGCCATGCAGGTCTACCAGGATTTAGATATCGGGACAGCTAAGGCAACAGAAAGTGAGCGCCAAGGGATTCCCCATCATTTACTTGACATCCGCCAAGTTGATGAGGCCTATACCGTAGCTGACTTTAAACGGGACGCCCAAACAGCAGTCCAAGACATTAGAGCAGTTGGAGACTTGCCGATTTTAGTGGGCGGGACCGGTCTCTATTTGGAATCCTTTCTCTTTGACCTCTCCTTGGGTGGACAGGTGGAGCCTCATCCATACTTTAGACAGCAAATGGAGGACTTTGCAGGCAGTCAGGGTAACCAGGCCCTCCACCAAAAATTGGTCGACTTAGATCCCCAGGCTGCCCAAAAGATCCATCCCAATAATGTCAAGCGGGTGATCCGGGCCTTAGAAGTGGGAACTTTTTCCGGACAGCTCTTCTCCCAAGCCAAGGAGACTCATGGTGACCATCAAAGTCCTTATGACTATTATTTCATTGGCCTTTACTGTGACCGCCAGCGTTTGTATGAGCGGATTAACCAGCGGGTTGACCTGATGGTGGACCAGGGGCTTTTAAAGGAAGCCCAGTGGCTCTTAGACCAGGACCTCGATCCAAAAAGCCAAAGCTTGCAGTCGATCGGCTATAAGGAAGTCTTTCCCTATTTAAGGGGGGAAGAGGACTTGGACACTAGCCTTAACCGTCTGAAAAGAAACTCTCGGCGCTATGCCAAACGCCAGCTGACCTGGTTGAAGAATCGGATGGACCAGGTCCACTGGTATAATTTAGTAGAAGCAGAGGATAGCTTAGCTAGCGTCATTAGTGATGTGGCGGCTTTCCTAGATAAGTAG